A single genomic interval of Hyphomicrobiales bacterium harbors:
- a CDS encoding glutamate synthase-related protein — MLDKSKQETGFSKLQEEEKYRLGSSSVFTPEVVNDIHIKSELGRYRMRGFSLFKKIPHWDDLTFLPGTLTRFVIEGYREKCLTKTVIGPRAKRPIELDIPIYITGMSFGALSFEAKTALARGATMAGSATCSGEGGMIPDERRYSSKWFYQCI; from the coding sequence ATGCTAGATAAATCAAAACAGGAAACTGGCTTCTCGAAACTTCAAGAAGAAGAGAAATATCGTCTGGGTTCCAGCTCGGTTTTCACACCGGAAGTCGTCAATGACATCCACATTAAGTCAGAACTTGGCCGCTATCGTATGCGCGGTTTCTCATTGTTCAAGAAAATCCCACACTGGGATGATCTCACATTCTTGCCGGGCACGTTGACCCGCTTCGTGATTGAAGGTTACCGCGAGAAGTGTTTGACAAAAACAGTGATTGGCCCACGCGCTAAGCGACCAATCGAATTGGATATTCCAATTTATATTACAGGTATGAGCTTCGGCGCTTTGTCGTTCGAAGCCAAAACGGCGCTGGCACGTGGTGCTACCATGGCAGGTTCTGCAACCTGTTCGGGTGAGGGGGGAATGATCCCGGACGAGCGCCGTTACTCTTCAAAATGGTTCTACCAGTGTATTCA
- a CDS encoding GXGXG motif-containing protein, producing MAGVETSHEMGLHTEPLKGRDIKTMFSLDNEGTYAYAFAPDVDFNKRSSVDCEGKEATEINLEIRELIKTGHGTIVLENPGAKHSIIVGILHRMNFIVNGSLGYFGCGLLDGPSVRINGRVGWSFGENMMAGVCVVEKNAGSTFGAAIRGGDLVCKGSVGSRTGIDQKGGTILVGGDTGAFSGFMMQRGRMVVCGNAGKNLGDSMYDGTIYVGGEIRDLGVDAIPAELTDLDKAWLTRKLTQYEMMPEKGVDHFTKIVAGKQLWSYDNLEPSEKKLVL from the coding sequence ATGGCAGGCGTAGAAACATCCCACGAGATGGGACTGCACACGGAACCGCTTAAGGGCCGTGATATTAAAACAATGTTCTCTCTGGATAACGAAGGCACCTATGCCTATGCGTTTGCTCCAGATGTGGACTTTAACAAACGGAGTTCGGTTGATTGCGAAGGCAAAGAAGCGACCGAAATCAATCTCGAAATTCGTGAACTGATTAAAACAGGTCACGGCACCATTGTGCTTGAGAATCCAGGTGCGAAACATTCAATTATCGTCGGCATTCTGCATCGCATGAATTTCATCGTGAATGGATCGCTTGGTTACTTTGGCTGCGGTCTTCTTGATGGCCCATCGGTGCGCATCAATGGTCGTGTTGGTTGGTCATTCGGTGAAAACATGATGGCTGGCGTTTGCGTTGTTGAGAAAAACGCAGGCTCTACCTTCGGCGCAGCCATTCGTGGTGGGGATCTTGTTTGCAAAGGCTCAGTGGGTTCTCGTACAGGCATCGACCAAAAGGGTGGCACCATCCTTGTGGGCGGCGACACGGGCGCGTTCTCAGGCTTTATGATGCAACGGGGCCGCATGGTTGTCTGTGGTAATGCAGGCAAAAACCTTGGCGACAGCATGTATGACGGCACCATTTATGTTGGCGGCGAAATCCGCGATCTTGGTGTTGATGCTATTCCAGCAGAACTGACGGACCTTGATAAAGCTTGGCTCACCAGAAAGCTCACTCAATATGAGATGATGCCAGAAAAAGGTGTCGATCACTTCACTAAGATCGTCGCAGGTAAGCAACTTTGGTCATACGACAACCTCGAACCATCAGAGAAGAAGCTGGTCCTCTAA